From a single Rutidosis leptorrhynchoides isolate AG116_Rl617_1_P2 chromosome 5, CSIRO_AGI_Rlap_v1, whole genome shotgun sequence genomic region:
- the LOC139849588 gene encoding uncharacterized protein, with translation MAAAPNLQSSRKNVTASDEYDFRHPNLFNFKANVETAKEHAETSIVKITCLKVQMQTRTIKLSSPKNAFSIPREIVSDNGAQFANDPFKSWCEELKIIQRFTSVAHPQANGLCEVSNRDIVYGTKKRLGKDSARWVNELSNAIKPTEISISTHRIESFHEETNEEKLRENLNLIEERRIVAAIHEANNKQQIEKYHNKRVRALTFSMGEWVSRNNEASRAENIGILCPNWEEPYLVVAINGVGSYKLADVHGRRLPNVWYATLLKRYYA, from the exons ATGGCGGCAGCACCAAATTTGCAAAGCAGTAGAAAAAACGTTACCGCATCGGATGAATATGATTTTCGACATCCGAATTTGTTCAATTTTAAGGCAAATGTTGAAACTGCCAAAGAACATGCTGAAACTTCAATTGTGAAAATAACTTGTTTGAAAGTTCAAATGCAAACGCGAACAATCAAACTGTCATCGCCGAAGAACGC ATTTAGCATTCCACgcgaaatcgttagtgataatgGTGCGCAGTTTGCAAATGATCCGTTCAAGAGCTGGTGCGAAGAATTGAAAATAATACAGCGGTTTACTTCAGTTGCTCATCCTCAAGCTAATGGTTTGTGCGAAGTATCGAATAGGGATATTGTATATGGGACAAAAAAGCGTTTGGGGAAAGACAGCGCAAGATGGGTCAATGAGTTGTCTAAT GCAATAAAACCTACTGAAATCAGCATCTCAACGCATCGAATTGAAAGTTTCCACGAAGAAACTAATGAGGAGAAATTGCGTGAAAACCTCAATTTAATTGAAGAGCGAAGAATAGTCGCTGCAATACACGAAGCAAATAATAAGCAGCAAATTGAAAAATATCACAATAAGCGTGTGCGTGCTTTAACTTTCAGCATGGGAGAATGGGTATCACGTAATAATGAGGCTAGTCGCGCAGAAAACATAGGAATACTATGCCCTAATTGGGAAGAACCATATCTAGTTGTCGCTATTAATGGCGTTGGATCATACAAGTTAGCGGATGTTCATGGAAGGCGTCTTCCGAATGTATGGTACGCAACATTGTTAAAACGTTATTATGCATAG